A genomic window from Motacilla alba alba isolate MOTALB_02 chromosome 2, Motacilla_alba_V1.0_pri, whole genome shotgun sequence includes:
- the LOC119697161 gene encoding leucine-rich repeat-containing protein 14-like: MAPSRSRSTQIPPCIPKRQLPPGYSDSLLFLCARRIVAHHPLPILPALPAHLYPILFQAAFLDGRPLVLRDLVAAWPFPVLNFQRLVGRRELLRDHPCKLCVQAVILAVVAQLRRQLEEPGRDASGCRLRVLDVTGVPDDPAGRAPDGMSVWSGTVALAKACVEVSKHQREFQRRGSKRHKGRSGAATAAAAPQPPGVDVHADLFVNGTSYGILRDALQTGAAGPLRLKCREFQAEKLSLAGIVSLLETLDPSCVRRVDLRFRNLGLTGLSVILPHLSRFPELRSLKLQYSNVDVRRPTPESAIGIRCLAGQLGMLPSLRELNLGSSRLSGNLRQILCDLQAPLESLELAFCSLVPADLAFLSQSFHAPALKRLDLSGHDFSQGLLEPLRLLLEETSASLLHLDLMECRMADSHLDALLPTLRRCSRLRFLGLYGNSLSTAALKDLLQKTLELPDLHLVVYPFPVDCYKPEPPRRVPGSRRIYEEPMDGERLAAATAEISQLLANSGRTDLVWTYNPYGHGTLDYFSL; encoded by the exons ATGGCTCCGTCGCGCAGCCGCTCCACCCAAATCCCGCCGTGCATCCCCAAGCGCCAACTCCCGCCGGGATACTCGgattccctcctcttcctctgcgCCCGCCGCATCGTCGCCCACCACCCCCTGCCCATCCTGCCCGCCCTCCCCGCCCACCTCTACCCCATCCTCTTCCAAGCGGCGTTCCTGGATGGAAGACCCCTGGTCCTGCGGGATTTGGTGGCCGCTTGGCCTTTCCCGGTGCTCAACTTCCAGCGGCTCGTGGGGCGCCGGGAGCTGCTCCGCGACCATCCCTGCAAGCTCTGCGTCCAGGCCGTCATCCTGGCCGTGGTGGCGCAGCTCCGGCGGCAGCTGGAAGAGCCCGGACGCGACGCCAG CGGGTGCCGCCTGCGCGTGCTGGACGTGACGGGAGTTCCAGATGATCCAGCTGGCCGCGCTCCGGACGGGATGAGCGTCTGGTCCGGCACGGTGGCTTTGGCCAAGGCTTGCGTGGAGGTGTCCAAGCACCAGCGGGAATTCCAGAGGCGCGGATCCAAGCGGCACAAAGGCCGCTCCGGAGCCGCCAcggccgcggccgctccgcaGCCCCCGGGCGTGGACGTCCACGCCGACCTGTTCGTCAACGGAACGTCCTACGGGATCCTGCGCGACGCGCTCCAGACCGGAGCCGCCGGCCCGCTGCGCCTCAAGTGCCGAGAATTCCAAGCGGAAAAGCTCTCCCTGGCCGGAATCGTCAGCCTGCTGGAAACTCTGGATCCTTCCTGCGTGCGGAGGGTGGATCTGCGCTTCCGGAATTTGGGATTGACCGGGCTCTCGGTGATCCTGCCGCACCTCTCGCGCTTCCCGGAGCTGCGCAGCCTCAAGCTCCAGTACAGCAACGTGGACGTGCGGCGCCCGACGCCGGAATCGGCCATCGGAATCCGCTGCCTGGCCgggcagctgggaatgctgcccagCCTCCGCGAGCTCAACCTGGGATCCTCCCGGCTCTCCGGGAATCTGCGCCAGATCCTCTG CGACCTCCAGGCTCCGTTGGAAAGCTTGGAATTGGCCTTCTGCTCCCTGGTTCCCGCCGACCTCGCCTTCCTCTCCCAAAGCTTCCACGCTCCGGCCCTCAAAAGGTTGGATCTGAGCGGCCACGACTTCTCCCAAGGCCTCCTGGAGCCGCTCCggctgctcctggaggaaaCCTCGGCCTCGCTGCTGCACCTGGATCTCATGGAATGCCGCATGGCCGACTCCCACCTGGACGcgctgctgcccacgctgcgGCGCTGCTCCCGCCTGCGCTTCCTGGGACTCTACGGCAATTCCCTGTCCACGGCCGCGCTCAAGGATCTGCTCCAGAAAACCTTGGAGCTGCCCGACCTCCACCTGGTGGTGTATCCCTTCCCCGTGGATTGCTACAagccggagccgccgcgccgAGTCCCGGGATCCCGACGGATTTACGAGGAGCCCATGGACGGCGAACGTTTGGCGGCGGCCACCGCGGagatttcccagctgctggcgAATTCCGGGAGAACCGACCTCGTCTGGACTTATAATCCCTACGGCCACGGAACCCTGGACTACTTCTCCTTGTGA
- the C2H8orf82 gene encoding UPF0598 protein C8orf82 homolog yields MRAGAVLRLCSPPGLLYQQGQRPGPGIREYFYYVDHQGQLFLDDTKVKNFVTCFKDVKFLSFFFRHLERNRGGRYRALFPFVSRCGRERNFLRCSDLPVVFTQILPGSRGDPDPVLSYCGGGSELTVPFRPGMLAVFPENGRLYHPAPEKVGGVGLVRSALAQELSSGFGFRDGPENPPTHFTWRGREYRLSGEILGILRAEKSGWEAEAAIPAS; encoded by the exons ATGAGGGCGGGGGCGGTGCTGCGGCTCTGCTCGCCCCCGGGGCTCCTGTACCAACAGGGGCAGCGGCCGGGGCCTGGAATCCGCGAGTATTTTTATTACGTGGATCACCAGGGGCAG cttttcctggatGACACCAAAGTCAAGAACTTCGTCACCTGCTTCAAAG ATGTcaaattcctttccttcttcttccgGCACCTGGAGCGGAACCGCGGCGGGCGCTACCGCGCGCTCTTCCCCTTCGTGTCGCGCTGCGGCCGCGAGCGCAATTTCCTGCGCTGCTCCGACCTCCCCGTGGTTTTCACCCAAATCCTTCCCGGCTCCCGCGGCGATCCCGATCCCGTCCTGTCCTACTGCGGCGGCGGCTCCGAGCTGACGGTGCCGTTCCGGCCGGGAATGCTGGCGGTATTCCCGGAAAACGGGCGCCTTTACCACCCGGCGCCGGAGAAGGTCGGCGGCGTCGGTTTGGTGCGTTCGGCGTTGGCCCAAGAGTTGAGCTCGGGGTTCGGCTTCCGGGACGGGCCCGAAAATCCCCCGACGCATTTCacctggagagggagggagtATCGGCTCTCCGGGGAAATTTTGGGAATCTTGCGGGCGGAAAAATCGGGATGGGAGGCCGAAGCGGCGATTCCCGCGTCTTAA